The Salvia miltiorrhiza cultivar Shanhuang (shh) chromosome 1, IMPLAD_Smil_shh, whole genome shotgun sequence genome has a window encoding:
- the LOC131002567 gene encoding uncharacterized protein LOC131002567 produces the protein MSTGDGRKVSLQDIQLVQNLIERCLQLYMTKREVVNTLYHQAKIEPDFTELVWQKLEAENQEFFRAYYAKLTVKDQILRFNQLLERQVELMHQMSQNRASLAPLSNGSQTHHSIHRNTAYRDPQPHIPSLKSKNMHPVVSVVPNGYTNGTYSLQQHMQVAANFPGHAGRMDFHPHMPRVQNSNAGIMQGFNERTIKTEGVYAGNSPVMFVPDNNYAESHNVIRETSISPFNGGESCSQSFNESMLETEMNSFGVEQMTQNHTLSDLTADYSNSTDILESYSRSPYLGTNTNLLNPNIRPVDQDYRRLETLSGGFTYEGFGTN, from the exons ATGTCTACTGGAGATGGTAGAAAAGTCTCTCTACAGGATATACAGTTG GTTCAAAATCTTATAGAAAGGTGTCTTCAGCTTTACATGACCAAGAGGGAAGTTGTGAATACACTGTACCATCAGGCAAAAATCGAGCCTGATTTTACTGAACTCG TGTGGCAGAAACTTGAAGCAGAAAATCAGGAATTTTTCAGGGCATATTATGCAAAGCTGACAGTGAAGGACCAAATATTGCGATTCAATCAGTTGCTCGAGAGACAGGTTGAGCTAATGCATCAGATGAGTCAGAATAGAGCTTCGTTGGCTCCTCTATCCAATGGATCTCAGACTCATCATTCGA TACACAGGAACACAGCTTACAGAGATCCACAACCTCATATACCATCTCTAAAGTCGAAAAACATGCACCCGGTGGTCAGTGTTGTACCTAATGGTTATACTAACGGCACTTACTCACTGCAACAACATATGCAAGTTGCAGCCAATTTTCCGGGTCATGCTGGAAGGATGGATTTTCATCCCCACATGCCAAGGGTTCAGAACTCAAATGCAGGAATAATGCAAGGATTCAACGAGAGGACCATCAAAACTGAAGGTGTTTATGCAGGCAATTCCCCAGTTATGTTTGTTCCAGACAATAACTATGCAGAATCTCATAATGTAATTAGAGAAACATCAATTTCTCCATTTAATGGTGGAGAATCCTGCTCACAATCATTCAATGAGTCTATGTTGGAGACAGAGATGAATTCATTCGGGGTGGAACAGATGACTCAAAACCATACTTTATCAGACTTGACAGCTGATTATTCTAATAGTACTG ATATACTAGAGAGCTATTCTAGATCCCCGTACCTGGGAACAAATACGAACTTGTTGAACCCTAATATCAGGCCAGTAGACCAAG ACTATAGGAGGTTAGAGACACTGTCAGGGGGCTTTACTTACGAAGGTTTTGGCACTAACTGA
- the LOC131002607 gene encoding two-component response regulator ORR9-like, with product MGLAAAEAQFHVLAVDDSLIDRKLIERLLKTSSYQVTTVDSGSKALEFLGWNEGNSDEAFFSPKNNQEVEVNLVITDYCMPGMTGYDLLKKIKESSVLRDIPVVIMSSENVPARINRCLEEGAEEFFLKPVRLADVNKLKPHIMKTKCKESQKPENQEDEENEEMDNNNKEIAETETETEIELQSQSQQQQTAQSNSNNSKRKSMDEGLSPDRTRPRYNNGLTVMSN from the exons ATGGGATTGGCTGCAGCAGAAGCTCAGTTTCATGTTTTAGCTGTTGATGACAGCTTGATTGATAGGAAGCTTATAGAGAGGCTCCTTAAAACTTCTTCTTACCAAG TTACTACAGTTGATTCTGGTAGCAAAGCTCTGGAATTTCTTGGTTGGAATGAAGGAAATTCTGATGAGGCTTTTTTCTCTCCCAAAAATAATCAG GAAGTGGAAGTAAATCTTGTTATTACAGACTACTGTATGCCTGGAATGACAGGCTATGATTTGCTCAAGAAAATTAAG GAATCCTCAGTTCTTAGAGATATACCAGTGGTGATCATGTCGTCTGAGAATGTCCCCGCAAGGATCAACAG ATGCTTAGAGGAAGGGGCAGAGGAGTTTTTTCTGAAGCCAGTGAGGTTAGCAGATGTGAACAAGCTTAAGCCCCACATTATGAAAACCAAGTGCAAGGAAAGTCAAAAGCCCGAAAACcaggaagatgaagaaaatgaagagatggataataataataaagaaataGCAGAAACAGAAACAGAAACAGAAATCGAATTACAATCACAATCACAGCAACAGCAAACAGCACAATCCAACAGCAATAACAGTAAAAGGAAGTCTATGGATGAAGGGCTATCACCAGACAGAACAAGGCCCAGATACAATAATGGCCTCACTGTTATGTCCaactaa
- the LOC131002634 gene encoding protein STRICTOSIDINE SYNTHASE-LIKE 10-like, translating into MNSKLILAAVALALIAVVVAIAAASVFTPPPVPGSHDVLSAAELIRLAGAVGPESLVFDPSGGGPYTGVADGRILKWNGGDWVEFAVTTSKRDACSLPFNPAMEHICGRPLGLKFHQKTGDLYIADAYLGLHVVGPAGGVASPVVTEVEGQRLRFTNDLDIDDEKDVIYFTDSSTEYYRREFMSSVLTMDKTGKFMKYDMSSKEVTVLLRGLAFANGVALSKDHSFVVVVETTRCRVLRFWLEGPNAGTHNIFAELPGYLDNIRRNSEGEFWVALHSKNGLVSKLSASYSWFGRALLNLPLNFKQLHYLLVGGKPHATAIKLSDEGKVLRVLEDVEGKTLKFISEVEERDGKLWIASVLMPYIGIYKLP; encoded by the exons ATGAATTCGAAGCTCATCCTCGCTGCAGTAGCACTTGCACTGATCGCGGTGGTGGTcgccatcgccgccgcctccgtctTCACTCCGCCGCCAGTACCAGGCTCGCACGATGTCCTCTCCGCCGCCGAGCTGATCCGCCTCGCTGGAGCCGTCGGGCCCGAGAGCTTGGTCTTCGATCCCAGCGGCGGAGGGCCCTACACCGGCGTCGCCGACGGTCGCATTCTCAAGTGGAACGGTGGAGACTGGGTGGAATTCGCCGTCACCACATCCAAAAG GGATGCGTGTTCTCTACCGTTCAATCCAGCAATGGAGCACATATGTGGAAGGCCACTGGGGCTAAAGTTTCATCAGAAAACGGGAGATCTTTACATTGCTGATGCTTACTTAGGCCTCCATGTAGTTGGACCAGCAGGAGGAGTGGCTTCCCCGGTAGTGACAGAAGTAGAAGGCCAGCGTTTACGTTTCACCAATGACTTGGATATCGATGATGAGAAGGATGTGATTTACTTCACAGATTCCAGCACGGAATACTACAGAAG GGAATTCATGTCATCAGTTTTAACCATGGACAAGACAGGCAAGTTTATGAAATACGATATGTCAAGCAAAGAAGTGACTGTTTTGTTGCGAGGCCTTGCTTTTGCTAATGGTGTGGCCCTGAGTAAAGATCATTCATTTGTCGTGGTAGTCGAGACCACGAGATGCAGAGTGCTAAGGTTCTGGCTTGAGGGCCCTAATGCTGGAACGCACAATATTTTTGCCGAGCTACCAGGCTATCTGGACAACATCAGAAGAAACTCAGAAGGGGAGTTTTGGGTCGCCCTGCACTCGAAGAATGGGCTTGTTTCAAAACTGTCCGCGTCCTACTCATGGTTCGGACGTGCGCTGCTAAATCTCCCCCTCAACTTCAAGCAACTGCACTACCTGTTGGTGGGAGGCAAGCCTCACGCGACTGCCATTAAGCTCAGCGATGAAGGCAAAGTTTTGCGGGTTCTGGAAGACGTCGAAGGGAAAACCTTGAAGTTCATCAGTGAAGTAGAGGAGAGGGATGGGAAGCTGTGGATTGCATCTGTGTTGATGCCTTATATAGGAATCTACAAACTGCCATAA
- the LOC131002624 gene encoding probable transcription factor At1g61730, protein MPKHREPVKPVESQSDSGEEEDEEASSEDDSQESESETEQTQTATQKKPQPQMAAKSQQLPPQQAPSSSEEDDSGSETESESDGLDSNAGPPASKPMEETQKSSNEARKARSKPNAPEPITPTKPAAEKRPAEGTATTKNTKRLRKTVEGDPSEKKSNLFQRLWSEDDEIVILKGMIDYTSKYKSDPIWDLNAFHDFIKKNLHIDVTRTQLQDKIRRLKKKYENNKSKEKEGKERTFSKPHEQNAYDLSKMIWGNESGKESGGVKVVASPKANGSMASKTASKKVNAAESEDAVVVSGDGEKSRAKRLNFNSVGATIEERMMISGGEYFGLGQGLEGEQDWQKLRVEELELLQKQLELRVEQTKLVLQVMKDRML, encoded by the coding sequence ATGCCGAAACATCGTGAGCCTGTTAAGCCGGTGGAGTCCCAATCGGATTCCGGCGAAGAAGAAGACGAGGAAGCTTCTTCTGAAGACGACTCACAAGAATCGGAGTCAGAAACCGAACAGACGCAGACAGCGACGCAAAAGAAACCCCAACCTCAGATGGCCGCCAAATCCCAGCAGCTCCCGCCACAGCAGGCTCCTTCTTCCTCCGAGGAAGATGACTCCGGATCTGAAACCGAGTCGGAGTCTGACGGACTAGATTCGAATGCGGGGCCACCAGCGTCCAAGCCAATGGAAGAGACTCAGAAATCAAGCAATGAGGCTAGGAAGGCCAGATCCAAGCCAAATGCTCCGGAGCCCATTACTCCAACAAAACCCGCCGCTGAAAAACGCCCTGCTGAAGGTACGGCTACTACTAAGAATACAAAGAGGTTGAGGAAGACCGTCGAAGGTGATCCTTCGGAGAAAAAGTCCAATCTTTTTCAGAGACTCTGGAGTGAGGATGATGAGATTGTCATCTTAAAAGGGATGATCGATTATACCTCCAAATATAAATCCGATCCAATTTGGGATTTGAATGCTTTCCATGATTTTATCAAGAAAAATTTGCATATCGATGTTACGAGAACTCAGTTGCAGGATAAGATTAGGAGGCTGAAGAAGAAATATGAAAACAACAAGAGCAAAGAGAAGGAGGGTAAAGAGAGGACCTTTTCGAAGCCCCACGAGCAGAACGCTTATGATTTGTCGAAAATGATATGGGGGAATGAAAGTGGTAAAGAAAGTGGGGGTGTTAAAGTGGTAGCAAGTCCAAAAGCAAATGGCAGTATGGCCAGCAAAACGGCAAGTAAGAAGGTCAATGCCGCGGAGAGTGAAGATGCGGTGGTTGTGAGTGGTGATGGAGAAAAGTCGCGTGCGAAGAGGCTGAATTTCAATTCTGTTGGTGCGACTATAGAGGAGAGGATGATGATATCTGGTGGCGAGTATTTTGGATTGGGGCAAGGGCTAGAGGGGGAACAAGATTGGCAAAAACTGAGAGTGGAGGAGTTGGAGCTCCTCCAGAAACAGTTGGAGTTGAGGGTAGAACAGACCAAGCTTGTCTTGCAAGTGATGAAGGATCGCATGTTATGA